tgttgaaggagagggaaaaaagagaACCGAAAAGGTTTTTGAAATGCCATTTCTTTAATACATTCTTTTATAAGAAGGTTAGATTGTATGCTTCTTTATCCTTCGTCTATTGCATCTGCAGAATGGTTACATCTCTTTTCTGTACTTAAGTCCGTATGTTTTAGCATTTATTCTCCCCAAAGCACTTATTTTGTTTTGTTCCTTCATTTATTAGTCAATATTGGTTTGGATTTTCTGCATTGGGTCTTACTGTCTTATAAGCAATTTAAATGTGATGATCTGAATTTGATGGATAGCATATCATAGTTTAGTATTGTGGTAATTTATGTAGATGTATCACTTTGAGTATCAGTCCctctatatataaatatgtgAATATTGCAGCACTTGAAGAATTAGTTGTCAAGATGTATCTTTGACCTCTAATTTTTACCTAATTATATATCAATAAAAAGCTTGCAATATTATAATATGTGATAGTACTCTTTAAGGCAAATAAAATTACTGCTACCATTTTTATCTGTGGCACCAATCTAGATAGTTCTTTGGTAATCAAAATTAGGAAAGTTTGATTGCATGTATATCTTGGTGACATGTATTTGTAGGTGTTAGGTTTAGCTGCATAATTGCCCTCCTGAATTCTGAGGTGTATTGTCAATTGATGTTGGACCTTTCTGATATAGATCATGTAGTATGTAACTATTTATGGCATATCTATCGCTACCATTTTTCATGTGACCCATCTAGATAGTTATAtgtatatttaatatttaaaattagTAAAGTTTGACAGAGACATTTTTAAACATAAGGATTAGTTCTCTGCTTGCCTTGGTCCCTTAGATTGTATCATTACTTGATTTGGACCTTTGTTTGGTAATGAGTACATATATATTTGATCAACTCTGTTCATGCTATCCTCGCttcatattttctttacttCTGTTGATTGGTTGTAGCCAAATTGTATTTAAGGAAATCACATTTTGGGAGTATATATACATTAGCTACATTCACTTTGGTTTTAGTCAATGAATGTCTTTGTTACCTTTTTACTGCGATGTAGTAGTGTGAAAAAATTGCtgtcaatttttttgtttcagtCAGCCAGAATGCTTCATGTTATCATTCATCTTAATGCACTTGTGTCATATCATTTATCACGCATGTGAATAAAATTGATCATCATATGAATGTTTAAGCCTTATTGACTTCCTGAATTGTTGCTCAGCTTGCTTGTGGAAAAAATGGGTATGACTACAAATCTGTTAAAAGATGGACTACCCGCAGGAAGTTGGGTTATGAGCTCATTGAATGCGATAAAGTAAGGTGGATATTGCATTCTTGTTAGCTGTTTGCACCCTTTTCTCTTTGACTTGATTATTTGTCATGATACTTTCTGAATTCCTTTGCAGATCTTTGTCCCTGTGCATAAAGATATACATTGGTGTTTAGCAATCATAAACATGAAGGAAAATACATTTCAATATCTTGATTCTCTCAGCGGCACGGATCATAATGTACCAAGAGTACTGGTAAGCATGACTGATTTGTCTTGCTCCCAGAATAAAATTCCAGTTAGGGCAGCTAAACACCTCTCCCCATTTGCTCTTATTTATTGTATGCTAATTTTCTGAGATGGGTTATTCACTACACAACTATTAAACTCCTGTTGTTTGATTTAAgcatgtcttttggattgataTACCTCCAATCTGCGTTATGTTAAGATTAGTGAAAGAGAAAAACTAAATGGATATGGACTTCAGCGGTTCTGTTATGCCCTTTCACATGCTCCTGGAGACGGAGTCCTTGTTCCCTAACCTGATCTATCCTAAGTAAAAATAAACATCAGCTGGGTATATTGGTAGGCCTGTCCTAAATAAAAGCAAAAATTAGATGAGTATGTTGGTAGGTTTGTTTAATTTCCTGAGTGCAAATATTTCTAGGTTAAATGGGGCTTAATGAGTTAATGGCACTATTCTTGTGTTTTCCATATACAGGCTCGATATATTGCAGAGGAAGTGAAGGACAAAAGTAACAAAGTGATCGACACTGGTTCTTGGCATGAAGAACTAGATGATTGTATTCCTTTACAACAGAATGAGTATGTCTTGTTTATACTAATGATTATTGCCTGAGTAAATTGAGTGTCATTTAGTAGAACAGTtggttgccccccccccccccccctatcaGATAACTTGTACCATAAGGTCCCTCACATGCAATTCTTATGAACCCATCCCTGCATCTCATGGAAATTTGAAAAGCGTTAGGTTCTGGCACAAAATCAGCATAAAAACTCTGGAAGAAGATTGCAGTCTATGGAGTTTTGTAGCACATTTAAAATTTCAACTTTAAACTCAGATGTGTTGGCAGAAACAAGAagggtagtttttttttccaaaactgAAACTGAAAGGATAGTTTTAAGTGGATAACATCTTTTGGCCTTTTCCTTTTTACTTTTTCTGTATCATTTGTCAGAAATTTCTCATTTTTGTTACTCTCAACATAAATTGTTTGAacttagaatttttttgcaCAGTAGAGTAAATTATGAGGTGcacctacattttttttttttttgaatgatTCATACTAGTTTGGTGCCAAACCAAAATGTTTCCATAGTTTCACTGAATGTGGTTTCCACTCGGTATGGAGCCTTGTTCAAAATTCCATGTGTTAGGTGGATGGTCGTATAGAGAGTATTTTCTGTTACCCAAGTATGAATAGTCATATTTACGAAGGATATAACTAcacaagagttttttttattataacaaatgatatataatttttgttcaaagTAGGGACATAGAAATGTAAGTGAAACCAGCATATTTTATTGTAACAGGTGGGACTGCGGTATGTTTATGCTCAAATACATTGATTTCCACAGCAGAGGATTGAACCTGTCGTTCAGTCAGGTGGGTAAACTTACATGCCAAATTTTAGGCTAGCACTTAGCAATATGGTCTTTGTACTGTGTGAATATGATTGCTTTAGTCGTCAGCATATATAATCATATGTTAACTTGACCTAAGTATAAAAGGGCCACAATATCAGTCTGTTTTGGTGTGATTATACAGGATGACGCTTATCCAACAGAATTGTTTCTTATCCTCAGGAACACATGGAATATTTTCGGATGAGAACAGCAAAGGAGATCTTAAGATTAAGAGCTGACTGACTGATGGATACCCTCATTTTGGAATAGAAGCTGATTCTTTTCgttttattttttggaattagAATATAAGTTGATCAAGGCATGGCAATATTCATTATTGGGCATCGTTCTAACCTGTAAATCCGTTCTTGGATGTTTCTGGCGAAGATAGGATCATATGTTCTCGAGAAACTGGATGATTGTGATATGAAGCTGATGCATCCATGATGTAAATGCTACCAATTTTCTGTAAAGCTTTCTTGTCTAGGGATTTGGGTGGTAGAAATAGCAGGGCAAAATTAGATGCTGCTATACTGTTATTGTTTAATACTAATTCGGGCTAGGATTTTTTCCCCCTGTTATGGTCGTAACTTCAATTCAAGACCTTTGTGTGTAGCATTTGCTAACAACGTTTCGGCAGTTAAACGGATGTGCTTATACTCGATACATCCTCCAGAGCATCACAGCTTATACTCTTGGTTTTTTTCCCGTTCCTCTTCTTGCAAAGACACGAAGTAACAAGAGCCGCACTAAGAAGACTACGGTGataggaaaggagagagaaaaaaaaaggaacatgGAGATGCGGGGTATCGATCCCCGTGCCTCTCGCATGCTAAGCGAGCGCTCTACCATCTGAGCTACATCCCCGTGTTGGTGGGGAGATCGTATGACTATTAACAGTTCTTTTGCATGTCAATTGCATGTCAATACTGTTTAATTTTAGCACATACGGCAAAAGAGCTGAATCTCCTGATGCAGCTCGGTACGGTGATGCGCTGTTATTTGccacaaatcaagcaatgcaagctagTGTTTACAACCTATATTATTCTATGTCGAGAGTACTATTGGCCCTCTATATTATAGATTAAACAAAGAAAGAACACAAAAGCGAGACGACAGATTGAtctaaaatcatatatataaatCAACTTGATTTTTTCAGTACTAACACATCTGGTACTCTCAGCCAAAAAACCATAAGAATTTACAATCTAATTGAAGCTACGTACTAATCCAACTGTGAACGACGCTATAACTAATGTAAAGAAATCTAATGAACGAGACCAACATAGTCGAGCTCCACCGACCCTAGCCACAGCTG
The nucleotide sequence above comes from Phragmites australis chromosome 4, lpPhrAust1.1, whole genome shotgun sequence. Encoded proteins:
- the LOC133916124 gene encoding ubiquitin-like-specific protease ESD4 isoform X1 codes for the protein MGNYVSGLFGGRPKDDGLGVYRSWFDASRDLTVVTKEETGTTSHLVNRRFRVQVGKRLPFYKEAHEGTREFDRRLEELGSEVKLEEEKLAELRKSDKAPNEDLSELFKPLTAEEENEVCDCLYSSGPSSKVLVLHEFSNIEVTKEKLWCLRPSGWLNDEVINLYLELLKEREKREPKRFLKCHFFNTFFYKKLACGKNGYDYKSVKRWTTRRKLGYELIECDKIFVPVHKDIHWCLAIINMKENTFQYLDSLSGTDHNVPRVLVSMTDLSCSQNKIPARYIAEEVKDKSNKVIDTGSWHEELDDCIPLQQNEWDCGMFMLKYIDFHSRGLNLSFSQEHMEYFRMRTAKEILRLRAD
- the LOC133916124 gene encoding ubiquitin-like-specific protease ESD4 isoform X2; protein product: MGNYVSGLFGGRPKDDGLGVYRSWFDASRDLTVVTKEETGTTSHLVNRRFRVQVGKRLPFYKEAHEGTREFDRRLEELGSEVKLEEEKLAELRKSDKAPNEDLSELFKPLTAEEENEVCDCLYSSGPSKVLVLHEFSNIEVTKEKLWCLRPSGWLNDEVINLYLELLKEREKREPKRFLKCHFFNTFFYKKLACGKNGYDYKSVKRWTTRRKLGYELIECDKIFVPVHKDIHWCLAIINMKENTFQYLDSLSGTDHNVPRVLVSMTDLSCSQNKIPARYIAEEVKDKSNKVIDTGSWHEELDDCIPLQQNEWDCGMFMLKYIDFHSRGLNLSFSQEHMEYFRMRTAKEILRLRAD